The segment ACTAACCACTTGTTATCTTTCTTGTTATAGTAAGTTGAGTAAAACTGGATTTCACAGAGTATAtgagagtttgggcttttatgcCGATTGTGCTTAGCACCTTGTGGCAAAACAGGGTCACGTACTCTGTTGTATCCTTTGCTCAACAGTCTGAGGGACTGAACTGCCCACTCAAGTTCCAAATCTGATGATCACCATGTGGATCAAGAGTTGACTTTATTCTTCCATTAAACTTCAGACAAAAGCTCAGAAGGCAAATCTCATTTGGAAATAACGCTGCACATCTTACGCAGCAGTAGAAAGCTGCGCTACactagttttttttaaaacaatttacacaGAAAAGTAATTACACAGCAGATGCAGGACTCcttgaaggcaaaaaaaaaaaaaaaaagaggggcagagggggaggggaaaagtcagaagaaaagaaaaagcagtccCTGACTGTggtaaaaatgttaatttaatgaATGAAAGCATTAAGGGCAAAGACATTTTGATACTGTCCTGCTCCTCCTGGGCTGCTTCCCGCAGATCTTGTCATCAAACCTGCCTCCATGTTCCTAAGCAGCAGTGATAAGAGTTCAGACACATTTTTGCTGTTCATATTCTTACCAGAGCGCCTCTAAAGGGTAACCTACAACTGATAGAGCCCACTCTTTTAAGGATTCCTTAAGAACGAGATTGAAGTACATTAATATGAATCTTCACGTATAaactttttaagaaatatatttctttttaagcctTGTACTACCCTTTTTTTCACTACCCTTATTTATGACAGAAAACAGGTAGTTTCCCTAAGGTATCAACTACAGCTCATTGCAGCCTTCCCTCAAGAGGAACCTGCAAAGGACCAAAGAGttaaaattaagacatttttataGCTTTGCTAAAAAGATCTCAGAACTATAGTCTCAAAActatcttttctgtatttcaaaagacAGGCACAAGATCTAGTAATGTATTACCAGTGAATACTGGACACATACTCATCAAGTTAACAGGTGAATCAAACAGAGATATGATGGAGCAAGTATGAAAGCTCTAGAGACAAGGGACCTTATCTCGAATGGCTACTTCTAAAGCAAGGGGAAAATTCTGCTAAATCCGTAATAGCCTTGCAGTTTCGAGACTACAAACTAAACTAGCATGTTGctttttccactgctttcttACTACTTaaggataagaaaaagaaataaaagcagaaagagcaatGAGGCACAAGAGGAATCTGGAAAGGTTGAAGTAACTTTATCTAAAACTTTGTTCCCATATCaagcatgtatttatttctcaatagtttaaaattcagagaaagCACATTACAGTTAATCCTGTGACTAACAGTAGTCATGTATCTGGAGATATCCTAAAATattcttagaaaacaaaaatctcatgTCTCAAGCTTGATTTTGGACCTTGGATCCTTTTGGATCTTAGTCTTCAGTGAATAAGCTAAAGTCAAATCAGTTACTACAGAGAGGCTTTTATCTTAAAGaacagtacttaaaaaaaaaaacccaagcagtGTAATGTtacagttttcaggaaaaattatATCTGAATACTAGTATGGTTTTTCCTCTTACCATATCCTGCCATAGAGGCTCCACCGCCACCAttcattaaatttttattttcttctgccagcGCTTTGACATATCTTTTACTTAGATCTAGTATCTGTCCACGCAACTCAGCGCTGCTTTGACGTCTTGGATACTGGAAAGTGTAGCGTAGCAACATCAAACCCCAAATGATTCCAAAAATTAGTAAAAACATACTCAGTTTCTGGGACATATTTTTCCTTGAGAATGTTAGAAACATTTCCGATGAAGGCCACAGGTGTGTCTTAACTTTGGGATAATTAATTGAACTTGGCTTTGTCAGATTATATTacataataaacaaaaataagatttctATGAAGTGAAAAATCTTCTGGATGGATCATCTTGCATACACACAGCTTCTCATGTTTTAGTTGGTCTTGATTCCTGAAATTTGTAAAATATCACTTGGTTATTCAATACTGCTACACTTGTTGAGATCAGGGACAAACAGCAGTTCCAAATACAGTTTCATTGCATAGTCTAACAAATAGCTGTGGATTTTTATCTGCTCAGAGAAGCAGCCATCTTTCTGTGTCGCCTCCTGTTTACAaggtttctttcctcttcttatttttactAATTTTTATTCTCTAAAAATCAGAACTGCTATGCTACGAATCAccttaagtattttaaataccaTAAATTGAACTCACATTAAATCTAAAAGCATTTAAACCAAAATGCAAAATCTAGAATGGAGTTGTAAAATACTTATGCACATTTTGATGAGTTATACACATGTatctacaaagaagaaaaagatcagcTGAAATTATTCACCCGATTCTTATTTCTCACTTAGAAGCACAGGGCAAGTATAAACAGCTAAAATGTAGAACAAAGTTCAAAGTTGGGCATCACcctcttctggttttgtacaacttcaagaattattttttttttttatggtgtcttataataaagaaataaaaccaaaatgaactTGTACATTGCACCCACTTTCACCATTTTACTACCACTTTAAAAAAGTCTTACCATAGCAGCCAATTCTGATCCCTCAATAGGTTAAAgcttcaggagaaaaataaacgGCAGGAAAGCTTTCAGCAGTTAAACAGTGAGTGTTCAGACAGTTTGAAGCAATACACACCAGACATCTTCAGAGAGCTCTGtatgggagggggaaaaaaacataagcaaaacAAAGTGCAGGACTAAACATACTCTCATTTTCACATGGAGTGGTCAAAGTTGAGGACTTCAAACCAcctttttgaaacagaaatattttttttaaacataaccTGAAGCAATTGTTAGAAAAAACCATAGAATCTATTCCTACTTTATTCTGAATGCGTACATTTGAATGTCCAATAATTGATTCcaacttgctttaaaaaaaacttggtAAGAACCTCACTGAAACATGTCCCTCTTCCTGTATTATAAGACAGTGACAGCAGATGTCCCACTtttatcatatatatatatacacacacacacatatttacaTACGCGTCATTCTCCTATTCATTCCCCCCAACCAAATCCAAGCTTTTCAGTCTCTTTACCTCatacttctctgtttttcagccACCTCTAGAACTTCTCCAATTATTCAGTACTTCTTTGAAAGGGATTTTGTATATACAATATACAAATGTATATACAATAGTCTAGATTATTATTATGTAAAATGAGTAGTTTTATGTTTTCCCTGTTGCTCCCCATTCTTCCCCACGTATTACCTGCCATGAGCGCTTTTCAGGCTGAAGTTACACAGTAATAAGAGTTCTCCATCAGACCTTCTATGATGGTACTTATGTCTCTGTTCTTATCAGAATACTGAGATCAAATTTCTTATCTTGCTAAGCACTCATCTAAACTTAACTCCACCTCCACGGTATTTTTCACTGCCTCTGCTGACCAGTTTGACTGGCTTCATGCCGACACACCGCGGTCTGCTGCAAACACAAGTGTCACTGCCAGCAGGGTTCTGAGCTGTGCATGTTGCCTACCCCTCACCTTCGCTGTTCAGATGATCCTCTCAATAGGGAGGCCAACGTGACTGAGTCAAGCGGcaaattttcaaaatgctttaatttcaaCATGGATATTTAAATTATCCTGAAAATTATCATCCCAAGACAACATGAGGACTTGGACAGCAAAGCTGCTGTAAAGTAACAAGTGCCCTATAGTAGCTGCCAGTACATAAAATCTTACTTTTACTGTTGGGTGTACTAATGTAAGTTGCAATGACAAGTCACTGAAGGAGGGATAGTTTACTTCATCTTAACTGTTGGATGTGATCCTGCACATGGACAGAGAGCCAACATGCAATAATTTGAAATCCCACTGTACCTTCAGTGGGATGTACTTTGTTCAAAGGATGTGCTTATCCCccaaaaacatgtttttaagaCACAAATTTGTCTTAAATgcatgaaagaagagaaaaaaaccaataaaagtATATTCTACAGTGTCAGCATGAATATTTGGAATTGTGTGGTTAAAGATTTCCAGAAATAGATCCTCCCTAAATACAAGCTAACCAAGTCTTCTTTGTCCTAGCTCTTCACCAAatccctggctctgctctcagAACTGAAATCATAAATTGCACCTACATCATGATGCATCTACATAATCCCTGAATAGTATCAAATAtgatgaaaaacatttccatATGAAGTCCAAGAATGAGGTATTCACATGATGGCTCAGAAGACCGAAGAGTCTCTCTCAAGGAAAGACCACAAGATTCAACCCATCTGTGGGAGCAACACCAAATATAGTGaagattaattgggactaagataGGCATGAAACTGGCACCAAGCAtattagaataaacattatttaaaagacCAGGTGTTCCAAGCTAGGCATAGAGGATGACATATCTAGAATGTGtgagaaggccaggctggaaaaaaacacctgggaataagtgaattggagactgaaaacagtcacaaGAGTGTGgaacagacaaaaccaaaaccatcctgtttgtctgaagTTCGGAAGCTGAAGAATTGTATAAAGATCAGCCCGAATGAGAGAAGCCAGTAGTAGcagtactttcttaatttgactcctGTATGCTGTGCTTATTAAAAGAATATGCTTAGAGAAAACCAAGAGGTCTGTGTCTTCATTGCTGCACCCATCTTCccaaaaatatgcattttatatttaaaaatagaaaatgcttgaaaataacAGACAGCTCTTGCAGAATTTAAATTAGGTTGAGCTCTCCACAGATCTCCAGCCATATCTCATCCTGAAGCATTTAGACAATATCACTACAGAGCTTTGGAGTGGAAATAACTCTGCCATCACACTGCAAATAAGACCACAAGCCAGGACAAGAGTCCTAGCCAAGAGGAACAGATTGAATAAACTCCTGCCAAGGAGCAGTGGGAATTGCAGACTGGGTCTTTGCCATGTGTATTCGATTCACAGCGCATACACTGGCTACTGAACTAACGGAAATCAAGGACGTAACCTGCTGGGCATAGCATGACACCCAAATACTGACACTAAGCAAAGGAACTGTGAGTAAGGTGTACTGAAATGAAGGAGACTATTTGTATTTGGcagttttcctttgcatttttagaggccattcccccttaaTGAATTTCAGGGTAATCTCCAAGTTCTGGAGACTCTggtctcctttttcttctgcagcatgCCCTCCTAGTGACCCGTAAAACTCTCCCTGCAAGACTGTTTGGAGATTACACAAAGCAAGTAACAacgacaacaacaaaaaaagcaagcttaTACCAACATGATTTGCAAGTAGGAATAGAGAGTATTGGAACAGCAGGTGTtcatattaggaagaaaatagcaCAATGAGTAAGATGGATAGATTGGAACAGTCTTTTACTTCTTGTTGCTGTGAATGGTCAGTCAGCAGTTCTCTACATGAACATTacagtttaaataaaacttgTCCTCAGAACAGACCTTTGTTTACAGTAATTCAAAGGTAATATCTCAAGAAATACCAGCATACATGTAAGAAGAAACATGGTCCCTTGTGATCTTTCTTACTCCTCATTTTCTCTACTCCTCCTTACCCACCACTTCCCCACCACATGGGAAAAAAGAGGCCACGACTTCCTTCTTCACACTGACTTGGCCTACGTAGGAACGCAGGCTTACCATTCTCCCAGCCACAGCTGAAGGGCTTTCACAGCAAAGGAGGTCAAAGCACTGTGGagagcaacaggaaaaaaaggcccATTAGAGCTACATCTTGTTGGAATTCCTGCTATCCCTAATGTGAGACAAAACAAAGGCAACCATGAAGATGAAAGAGTACAGCCAAggcaaaacctgaaaatttgagaaggaaaaaccaaaacccaaccaaccaaaaaatcCCCAGAACACACCGacccaaatcaaacaaaactcCTGACCTGACTGTGCAGGAAAAATGTCATTCCAAGAATCTGTGAAGAAGAGAGTTCTCCCAGATAATCCTCTCGATAGGCAGCCTGAACTGACTAATTCAAGTGGCAACTTTTCAGAGTTATTTAAAATCAACATGCATAtctaaattattctgaaaatgaCAAACCCAAGCCAGCAGCAACATCAGAACTTGGAACTGAACTACAAGCAATTCCTGAACAGAGGATCTGACGCTAGGTTTGCCTTTCACAGATGTTTaaagggtttggttttcttcactGTTGCCACTGCTGATTGTCTAAGAAATGTATTGCCAAAGCCTGCCAATGTGGATTTAACACTGTCCTGCAATACCACAACATTCACTGAACTACATCTGCCAACGAAAGCAATGAACTAAGGTACTCACTCtctccaaaataaaattctctctATCCTAGGCATTGTATTCCAGCATCACtcatatctatatatatatatcatgtTATACAATTGagtgaaggaaacaaaaggaacaagggccaaagaaaaatcaacagaaaaatcctttaaGTTCAGTAATAAAGCAAAGTTCTAGTATCTCTGATGCTACTTAACAGTAGCATTGGACTTCAGTTTGAATACCAAcctttttccatggaaatgagCCCATATTTACAGAACATCATACTTGAATTTTGTTGCAAAGTCTTCCTCAGATTCTGTTTTACTTATTCCCAGCAAAGCCCAACATTTATATtcattcaaaacacaaaaaatgccAATCTGTAAGGCAAAGGAATGCCTCCTATATCCTCTGAAACAATCTCAGAGTGTCATGAAAACAAGGCATACCCAAATCCTTAAAAGGTTAcaacacacacagaatcacacacagaatcacaaggttggaaaggacccattggatcatcgagcccTGACAGTTCTGCTTGTCAGTCAGCTCATGATAGACCTGTACATACTTGGCAATGGTTTTCTAGTCTGTCTGAGAGATCCCAGCCTTCCTAAACCACTAGGAGTGGTTATCAGCATCAGCAGGGCAAATTTAAACGTGTGCCGCAGAGATGGTGTGTACCTCCAGGTTCTGAAAAATGTACAGGACGCATGAAGATGATTTCttataagagaaaaagaaagcagcaggtCCATCGTGTATTTTTGGTAGTTATTAGTAAGcagctttaggaaaaaaataacaaaacagagTCAACAAGAGgtgaagaacagagaaaactgaAGCCTGAGAATCCCATTCCACTCAAAGATCAAAAAGACTTTAAGGGTAAAGCCAAGagaaatgcactgaaaataGCATTGTTAACATACAGTCCAATAAAATCAACTCTTAGGTCATATATTCTGAAAGATACAATGCCAAATACTGAGGCAGCCGTTCCTCAGTGATACTCCAGAGACCCATAAAGGTCTATAATGAACTAATATATTAAGAAAGTAACTTGgataaaaaggaattttacaAAATCTACTACCTGCTACCGTAATACTCCTCTCTTTCTCACTGCCAAATTATGATCAACAACGTGACACATTGAATTCAAAAAAGTCTGGCTTTCTGACCAACAATTATTAACTATATAAAGACAATAAGTGATTTATCaagacagatttaaaaaaaaattaaatgcagacaTAGACATAGAAGATTGCATCCAACtacaggcagaggaagaggaaaaatatcttgttACAGAACAGACAGCAGACAAATTAGGACAGTATAAATAAAAGCTGACATTAATAATTACTATAAAATAACCGCACAGTCCAAAATTAGAATTTATTACAATCTCAGTGGGAGTCTAACAAGTTTATGAAATTATTAAggatttaaaattaacataCTAAATTTTGTCTGGACAAGAAGCTTCTATGAAATGCATGGCAGCAAACATCTCTCAGTACAGTGAGGGTACTGTACTAGTAACCAATAAGTTGTGCTGTAGACAGGCATGATGAGACCTCACCACACTAGCCAATGAACATGTCAGGAAGGCCAAAATCACAGGGCATTACAGAATACCAGGAAGTATTTCCACAGTTCTACTAGCTCTATCCtatcagctttctttttcacatcTATTTAGAGTGCGCTCCCCCGGCCCAATTACCTCCACGACCTCTGAAATCTTTTGGTTTCcagttttccaaaggaaaacttttAGCATTACAGTCACTCAGCTGACAGACGTAGCACTGATCACTCAGAGCAGACAAGCTAGTTCTGTCTTATTCAAAAATCTATCAGTGGCTGTGCTGCAACGAAAATAGGAAGTCAAAAAAATGACTGACACACCCTGAAAACACATAGAACATATCCACTAACCAATTAGACTGTGAAGACAGGGACAATGAAATAAGCTCAGGAGCTGTGTGCTGAGATGTTTTGGAACACTACAGACTATGTTTGCATCCTGGTAATTTGCAGTCTTAGACAGCAATCAGTTTGGCAGTAGGATTAAAATCTGCATGAGGGGCAGCTGACAAACAGGGGCCCACAGAAGTTGAGAATATCCCGTCACACAGGGCCACAATTCCTAGCATACACAAAAACTTCAATTCTCTCTTCCTACATGTAACAAAAACTCCCTTTAACAAATT is part of the Cuculus canorus isolate bCucCan1 chromosome 2, bCucCan1.pri, whole genome shotgun sequence genome and harbors:
- the CCDC126 gene encoding coiled-coil domain-containing protein 126, which encodes MFLTFSRKNMSQKLSMFLLIFGIIWGLMLLRYTFQYPRRQSSAELRGQILDLSKRYVKALAEENKNLMNGGGGASMAGYADLKRTIAVLLDDILQRLVKLENKVDYIVVNGSATNTTNGTSNQMPVTSNKRVKAASNVR